In the Streptomyces cinnamoneus genome, CGGGCAGCCCCCGGCCAGGACGGCGGCGTGCTCCTCCAGCGCGTTCGCGCCGTGGTCGAGGCCGAGCCCGGTGTAGAAGTCCTTGCCGAGCGGGTCTTCGAGGTGCAGGTCTCGAAGGAACTGGGCGGCTTCTCGAAACGCCTGGCTGCGGGAGATGGGGGTGTCGGTGGTGGTCATTCGGCGTCCTCCGGGTGCAGGAGTGCTAGGCCGCCGTCGTACTCGTACGTGCCGTAGTTGTGGCAGTAGTGGCGGGAGGACCAGGCCGCGATCAGGTAGCGGCCGGGGCGGAGGCCAACCGAGCCGTAATCGCCTTCGTCGATGCCTGCGCGGTGGAACCAGCAGTCGAGGCCCTCCTCTTCGTGGAAGGCCACGTCGCAGCGGAGTTCGCCCTGCCGGTCGTGGCAGTCGGGGGTGTGCTCGGCGTGGAGGTAGTGGTCGGAGTCGGCGCCCTCGACCACCAGCCAGTGGGGCTCTCCGGCAGCCGGCAAGGGCTCGGCGTCGAGCTGGACTTGTTCGAAGAGGTTGATCAAGCGGCGGCCTTGTCGATGCGCTCGACGGCGGCTCCGGCGAGGGCGGCCAGGCGGACGAGGCCCTCGCGGACCTTCGCGGGTTCCCTCGTGCTGAACGCCTCGAAGGCGGCCTGGACGATCAGGCCGTCCACGCCTCCCGTGCCGACTGCCTCGCGCCGCTTGTTGATCAGGTCCCAGTCGCCACCGCGGCTTCGGTAGATCTCGGCAGCGCGGTGCGGGTGCTGGCCGCCGATCAGCTCCTTCGGGAGGTCTGCCAGGGTGCGGGCCTCGGCGCGGGCCTCGGTCATCGCGAGGTGGAGCAGGTCCGGCTTCGGCTGCACGCGGCGGGCGGTGGTCTTCTTGACGGTCGTCTCGGTCACTTCGACTTCTCCTCGTCGATCAGGTCGTGGAGGGACTTCTCGCCCCCGTGCAGGTAGGTCTCGGTCACGTCGCCGATGCGCAGGCGCACGCCCTTGGCGGATCGCAGGGATCGGCAGACCTTGTTGGTGAACTTCGCCCCGGCGTCGTCGGGGTCGCCCCAGACCCACACCCGGGAGAAGCCCGCGAGCATCCGGCGGTGCCGGCCGAACCACATCTCGGAGCCCGGGGAGGCGACGGCATGCCAGCCGACCTTGCAGAGGATGATCCGGTCGAGCTCGCCCTCGGTGAGGTGGATCTCGTCTCCGGCCGCGTGGATCGAGTCGACGCCGTACAGGCGGGGCGGGTCGTCCGGCAGGGTGTTGTACTTGCCGTGCCCGAAGTCGCGGTGGTTGTGATCTTCCAGGCATCGGAAGCGGATCGTCAGGGGGTGCCCGTCGCGGTCGAGGTAGGGGATCGCCAGCATGCCCCGGTAGCGGGCGTGACCCGGGTGAGGGTCACCGACGACGCCAAGCCGGAACGTATCCACCTCGGCCTGCCCGATCCCGCGAGCGGCCAGGTAGCGAGCGGCGTCCGCCGTAAGCGCTGCCTGATAGGAAGCTGTTGCCTCCTCCAGTGCCTCTCGTTGCGAGGGCGACAGAGGCCGCAAGGGCTCGCGCTCCGACAAAGTCCGTACTCTCCTTCTCCATGATCAAGCTGTAGGAATCCCCGCCTCGTCCGCAGGAGTGGCACTTCCACACCTGGCGGTCGGTGTTGTACGAGAGGGATGGGGTGCTGTCGTCGTGCAGCGGGCAGGGCGCCATGCCGGTGGCCCGCTGCGGGTTGTACTCGACGCCGTAGTGGTCGAGGACGGATTCGAGGGTGGGCTTCTGCTCGTCCTCGTCGTCCCGGTCGTGCCGACCGATGGGCTCGAATCTCACGGGAGCATCCACTCCTCCAGGTCGCGCATGTTGACCTCGAAGTACTCCTCGAACTCGAACAGCGCGGGGGCGTCGAACTCCGGGTCGTTGAGGAGGTCGAGGAACGCTTCGAAGCCCAGGACTTCGGGTTCGATCAAGCGATCCGCCGGCCTCGGAAGTGCTCGCCGATGGCGTCCCAGCCCAGCTCGTCGAGGCCGCTGGGCTCGGTATCGTTCAGCAGCTCCGCGAGCTCCCGCTCGATCCGACGGTGCTCGGCGATCTCCTCGAATTGCCTCATGCGGCAGCCTCCGGCGGGAGGTCGAAGTACTCCTCGACGGTGGTCAGCACATAGCCCTTGCGCCAGCTCGCGCCCCTACGACGGACGATGACGATCACGTCCACGTCGGCCGGGTCGAGTCCGCGATGCCGGGCGAAGTTGTCCCGCTCGCGCAGGGCCTCCTTGGTGAACGCCCCTGGTTCGAACTTGGCGTTCTTGGCCTCGATCACCAGGAACGGGCGGTGTCGAACTGGCTTCCGCCATCGGATGACGTGGTCGCCCTCGTCGTCCTTGCCGGTGAGCCGCAGGCGCTCGATGTCGAACTCGACCTGCCGTAGCTCGTCGCGGAGCTCGGTCTCCCAGGTGGCGCCTCGCCGCTTGTTCCGGCGGTTCCGCGCCGCAACATCAGTCAACTCTTACAATCCTCACTTGAGAGCGTCGAGCGGCGACCATGCGCTGGTCGCGGGACGCGGGACGGGGAACAGGCGCGGCTCCAGCGCCGAGAACCGGGTGATGTCCGGCTGGCACCGCAGCGTCGCGTAGCGGCGGGCCGTGGGATCGCACGGGCCCATGCGCTGTTTGATCACCGCAATGCGGTACTCCAGGCTGGTCGGGTCCAGCGCGACTGACAGGGAGAGCTCGGGCTTCTCCGACAGGCCGCCCTTGACCTGGTCGCGGCTGGGCGGCGCCCAGGGATCGGACTTCGCCTCCCAGCTCTTGTCCGAGGCGTGGTGGAGGACGATCACCGTTGAGCCGGTGGCGCGGGCGAGCTCGGTCAGGCCGGACATGACGGCCATCTGCTCGGTGTAGTCCGACTCGGCGTTCTCGAAGTCCATGAGGTTGTCGAAGACCATGATGGACGGGTAGGCGTCCCAGAGCTCCACCTGCGCTTCGAGCTCCTCGTCCACGGCCTTCCACGTGATCGGGCTGCCGAACGAGAAGGTGATGCGGGAGTCGGTGAGCGCGTTGATGTAGGTCTCGCGGTAGCGGCCACCGGCCGCCATGCCGGCCTCGACCATCTCCGTCGTGTCGCCGGTCGCCATGCTGGCCAGCCGCGAGGAGGCGGTGAAGGCGGACATGTCCGCCGAGAAGTAGAGCGTCGGCAGGTTCATCGACGCCGCCCAGAACAAGGCCAGGCCGCTCTTCTGGGTGCCGGACCGACCGGCGATCATGATGACCTCGCCCTGTCTCGGGCGGCAGCCGATCTGGTACAGCGCTTGGAAGGCTTCGATGCGGGGCAGCTCGCGGCCCGCTTCGGCATGGAGGGTCAGGGACCGTCCGGGGGTGAGCACTGCTCGGCTCCAATCGTCAGGGTGGGGGAGGGGGCGACACTAGGCCGCCCCCTCGTGCCGGCCGCGCGTCAGTCGAAGTCGGGCGCGGCGTCCACCGCGGCCTTCACCGCCGCGTCGCGCTGCTCGGCGTAGGCGATGACCTGGTTCTTGATGCCGGCGTCGGTCACCTGCTTCCACACCCACGCGGGGTGGGCGCCGGGCTTCTTGGCCGGGACCTGGGTGACGGTCACCAGCACCGCCTGGCCGACGACGCCTTCGAGATCTCGGGCGAGGACGGTCTGCTCGATCCGCTGGCCCTGGCTGACCTCGGGGGTGTAGGTCTTCAGCTGGTCGGGGGTCTTGAAGACGGTCACGTCAGCGATGGCGCTGTCCTTGGGACCGTTCGGGGTGGGCCTCTGCCGCTCGAAGCCGTGCACCTCCAGGAGGATCGCGATGGCGTCCTGGTTGTCCACGGGCTTGAACCAGCCGCCGTTAGCGGTCGGCATGGTGGCGAGGGCAAACGTCACTGAGTGTCTCCAGACTGCCGGTGTACGGCGTAGGGGATGTTGCGGGTCTTCGGTTGGGGTGCGGCCAGCGAGCCGACCGCGAGGGCGACCGCCACAGCCGCGACGAGGAAGCGGCGGCCCATCACGCTGCCGCCTTCAGGGCCCGGCCCCGGGCCTTCCAGGCGTCCATCACGGAGGAGTCCGAGAAGGCGGCCTGGTTGGTCGCCCACAGCCGCTTGAGGTCGTCGGTGCTCGCACACTGGGCGATCTGCTCCAGCAACCCGCCCGGCGCCTCGGCCGACGAGGCGGGAGGCTTCGGGGCCTCCGTCGCGGCCGGGGCCGGGATGATCCGGGCGTCCAGGCCCTTGACGATGGTCGTGGTGGCCTGGGCGGTGCGCGTGGCCTCGACGACGAGCTCGCTCGGCGCCAGCCCGGCTACACTCTTACCATCTAGGCCGAAGTAGTCCACGATGTCCTGCTGGACCGTCTCGGCGGTGCCGCGGAAGACGACCCAGCTATCGTCATAGCCCTTGCCATACTTGATGGTCACGGTGATCCGGCCTTCGTCGGCCACGCGCACAGCCCCTCTCTCGCGCGGGGCCGTCTGCCCCGCTTCTGTTAGTTACACTATCTCAATCAGGCCGCAGAAGGAAACCGTGTCAGGGCTCCCTTCTCACCCCGCATCCGGCGGATGTCGAGAGCCAGGCGCGCGGCCTCCCAGCCCAGGCGGAGGTCCGCCCAGTAGAGGGTGCACTCGCCCTGCCCGGCGGGGAGGTGGATGATGACGCCCCAGTCCTGGTTCACGGCCGGGATGGGGCTGTACGCGGCTGCGGCGCGGTCGGCCGGCACGTCCGTCTTCTTCCACTGCGCGAGCGCCCGCTTGTCCCGCTGGTCGACCGGGAAGAGCGCGTGGTCGTACAGCTCGCCCCTGCTGTAGACCGCGAGCTGGGCGGCCATCTTGAGTCCGCCGTACTCCACGCTGCCGGTCTTCAGGTCGCCGATGAACAGGCCCTCGACGTGCCGGCCGTCCGGCCCTGGCCCGCTGTAGCTGAGCATGCGGTCGAAGGTCCCGCCCGCGCCGAGCTCGTCGACCACGACGAACTGTTCCACGGCCGTCACGTCGAAGTCCGCGGTGGCCACCTTGTAGGCCGCCATGTCGGCAAGGTCGCTGGCGGACGTGCCCGCCGGTAGCGCCTGGCCCTGGTCGACGAGCTCCGAGAGGGCGTGCAGGTGGGTGCCCTTCTCCCGCCGGTCGTTCGCCCCGGCGATGTCGACGGCTTGCTCGGCGGTGCGGTCCAGGGCGGCCTTGCCTTCCCGGCTGGCGGGATCCACGCTCAGCACCCCGGCCAGGAGGGCGGGCCTGCGGGCGGCGCCCACCAGGGTCATCCGCTTGCCCCAGGCGGATAGGGCGGACTTGTCCTCGATGCAGTCGATGAAGGTCGTCGTGCGGGTCAGGGCGCGGGGCTTCCCGCCACCCTTCGGTACCACGAGGGGCCGACTCCATCCGTCGCGCGGAACCTCCCGCGCTGTCGGCAGCTCGGCAATTTGCAATGCCACTGATCATTCTCCAGAGTCGACGATGGATTTCAGAAAGAGCCGGATGCGCCCGCCGTCCAGAATCTGGGGATCGCACTCGTCCAGATCCAGCAGGGCCAAGCCGCGACTCTCGGCGAAGTCGAGAACGTACCGAAGATCATCCGGATCGTGTCCAGCCTCGACGGTAATGTGGAACTCCCACGAGTCCTCATCAATGTGCAGCCATACCCGGCCCGCACCGAAGCGGTCCCTAGCGGCACTGGAGGCCACCCCGTGGCCGTGCGACATCGCCGGCTCCTCTCCCCAAACGTCACGCAGCTTCCCTGCGGCGTGACGGTCTGTGTTCACACCAGCGATCCTCTACGTTCAGTAAGCCCTTGGTCAACCTGGGGGAAACAGGTGGGTTCCAAATCATCCAACGTGGGTACGCAGACCTCTTGACATCACCCCAGAGTATGACAATTCAACTACTGGGGATCATCCCTCGGGCGTATGGGGAAAACGAAAAAGGGCCCCCTCGGGGGCCCTTGTCAGGCGGCGCCGCCGCCTGACTCCTTAGGCTTTACCGGCTGGCGAATCAGGTCCTTATCGGACTTCTCGCGCGGCACGTAGAAAAAGCCATCCTCGGTCGCGGGATCATAATACACGACCGTCTTTTCCTGCTCCCGCTCTGCAATCCAGGAATCAAGGCGAGCCTGGTCTGCCGGCTTGAGCTCTTTCCCGGCGCGACGCCGCGCCTCGAACCGAAGCATAACCACAGGGTAGGCCCAGCGGTGCTCGGGCTTGATCTCCCAGGGGATCAGGTTGGTGTCCCGGGTGAGGCGGCGCTTCAGGCCCTTACGGTGCCGGAACGTGGCCCACATCGATGTCGTGGTCTGGATGCCGTACTTCTCCAGATACTTGTCGACGATCCACTGGTAGTCCCTGTTCTCTTCGATCCAGCGAATGGCCTCCTGCTCGTTCTGGACGAGAGTTCTCGCGGGCATGTGATCCCCTTCGGTCTGCTGAACCCCCCGCGCGACGAGTTTCATGTCGCGCACTCAACCTCTACGATTGCATGTAAGAGTTGATGCAGTCAAGCGCCGAGAGGTCGTGGGGGTCATGGTCGAAGTCCACGTGAAGGTAAGAGTCTGTGATAAGTGCAAGGACGTCAATCGGCCGGTGCGTAGTTACACCCTTACAGAGGGCGAGCGGGTGGTAGAGCGGGACCTGTGCGAGGAGCACGCGCGACCCGTTGAGGACCTGATGGTCGAAGACGTGTCGATCCCCGTACAGGTCCCGGCCCTCGCGGCGGCAACGAAGACCGCCGTGAAGAAGGCGCCAGCGAAGAAGGCGCCCGCCAAGAAGGCGCCGGCAGGCCGCAAGCGCGGCGCCACGAAGACGCTGACCGTCGAGGAGATCAACGCCCTGCGGAAGTCGCAGTCGTAGAACGAGAAGAACGGCCCCACCGAACCGTGATGGTCGGTGGGGCCTTTGGGTTACTCGGTCTGATCCGGCTCGTCCGGGGCGACCACGCCGAGCGCGGTCAGGACCTGAACGGCCAGGGCGATCTCCGGCCGGTCCGCGTACGCGACCGCGAGAGCGGACACGATCACGCCGACCAGGGCGAGGATCGCGCCCACGCGGGTCCGGTACCGGACGGGCAGCATGCTCAAGACGGTGATCGGCTTGGCGCCGGGAATCTGATGCTTACTCATCGGCCAGCCTCCTGCTGGAGAACCGCGAAGCCGCGGCCTCCGATAGCGACGTCGTGCGAGACGCCTGCGGACTTGAACTCGGGGTGGCGGTCGTGGAATCGGGCCACTGCCGCCTGGGTGTTGGCGCCGTAGAAGTCGGTGACGGCACCCGGGATCGGGCCGTAACCGGCCTTCATCAGAAGCTCCTGGAGCAGGCGGACCTGCGGGTGGTTGACGCCCGGCTTGACGGCCGGGTCCAGCGCCACGGTGCCGCCACCGCCGCCGCCACCCGGGGCGGGCATGCCGGCCTTCACCCACGCGTACAGCCGGCCACCCGGGCACTCCGTCGCGAAGCCGTCCCGGTGACCGTGCTTCGAGAGCTGACGGCCCGTCTTCGCGCACGCCTCGTCGTACAGGGCCCGAGCGCTACGGAGGGCGGCGTCGGAGGGGGCCTGGTCGCCGCCGATGGCGATCTGCACGCCGAACGCGGAGCGGTTGTGCGACGGACAGTGCGCGCCCTGGAGGTTCCAGCCGCGGCCCTCGTAGATGGCCCCGTTCTGGTCGATGACGAAGTTGTAGCCGACGCCGCTCCACCCGTTGTTCAGGTGCTCGCGCTCGATCGCCTGCGGGACCGAGTTGCCGGTGCGGGAGACCGCAGTGCCGCCGTCGTAGTGAATGTAGAACTCGGTGCGCTCGGACAGCGGGACGCTGGCGACGCCGCTGGTCCACGGCTTCGCGCCCCAGGAACCACGGGAGATGATATTGACGCTCAGGGTGTGCCTCCAGGCATGGGAAAGCCCCCGGCGCGGTGCGCGTCCCGGGGGCTGGGGGTGCCGCTGGCCGCCCGTAGGGGCGGGCCGCGGAAGTCAGTTGGGGTGGTTCAGGTGGGAGTCGAGCCGTTCGGCGACGGCCAGGCGCTCGGCCCGCTCGTGGGCGATCTCCCTGCGCAGGCTGGCCAGTTCCTCGTTGTGCCTCTCCTGGCCGTCTAGGACGCGGCCGAGGCCCTCGATCACCCTGTCGACGTCGTCGCGGAGGTTGGTGCCGTGGGAGTTGGCGACCTGCTCGCGGGCTTCCTGCGCGTGCTCGCGGACCTCGGCGATCGTGGCGCCCTGGCGGCGAACGAGCTCGACCAGGACGCCGACGAGTGCGGCGGTAATCGCCCCGCCGGCCGACACCATCGCGACCTGGACGGAGGGCTCAATGGTCACGCGCAAGCTCCTCGATCCGCGCCTCCAGAGCGGCGAGGCGGAGGGCCTGGTCCTGGACGACGGGCAGCAGGGCGACGCCGAGAAGGTCGTAGCGGACGCTGTCGATCTGGCCGTCCTCGTCGTGGACGACGATCTCCGGGAGGGTCTGGGCGACCTCTTCGGCGATCAGGCCGTACTCGTTCTTGCGTCCCTCGGTGACCTTGCCGTCCTCGTCGGTCGTCGGCTTGCGGTCGTAGACGCGCGGCCGCAGGGAGAGGACGTCCGCCGGGTTGATCCGGATGTCCCGGACGTTCTCCTTGAACCGGATCGAGGAGGTGTTGCGGCAGAAATTATGGTTTCCGTCAACCCACACCGCATACCAGGTGCCGCCCGCAGGCGTGTAACTGTGCGGCCTGTCACTGCCGTTGGCACGGTTGATTGTGCCCCAGGACTCCAGATACTGGCCGTGCCAGTGGTCGGTCGGAGGGAACTGGCCTGGCCTGCCCAGGATCTGGTCCCACCAGTGCTGGTGCCAGGACGGCGGGAACTCGCCCGGCACGCCGAGGAGCTGGTCCCACCAGTGCTGGTGCCAGGTCGGGTTGAAGCTGCCCGGCTTGTTGACGATGTCGTTGTAGTCGACGGTGTGAGTGTGGGTGCTTGGGGGGAACGTGGCCGGCTTGTTGGTCACGCTGGTCCACGAGACGATCGGCGCCAGGTCGGTCCAGGCCGCACCGTCCCAGTACTCCCACTTGCTCGTCGTGCGGTTCAGGCCAAGCTTGCCGACGCGGGGGTTCGACGGGCGGGTGGCGGTGGTCCAGGTGCCGACCCGCGTGCCAAGGAAGGACCGGTCGTCGGTCACCGCGGACAACGCGATGTTGGTGGCCGACGCCCCGACCGCGATCAGGCCGAGCGAGATCTCGTACAGGTCGGTGTCGGTCTGGGTGAGCGCGGGCGCGCTGCCTCCGGGCGTGCCCTTGAGCACGGCCAGCGAGATGCTGTTGAGCGTCGGATTGAGGCGGAGGATGACACGGTCGGTACGGGCTGCGGTGTCGGCCGTCGCGATGGTGAGGACCTCGATCGCGGTCGACAGGAACGCGTGGCCTCGCACGAGCGCGAAGCCGGGCTGAACGGAGACCTTCATAGCGGAGCCGTCGGCCGTGACCTTGAGGTCGAGGCCGGTGGCGGTGCCGGCCACGCCCGAGTCCTGGAGCTCGCGGAAGAGGCGGCTGAAGTCGGTCTCGGTCGTCGCCTGGCCGTCGAAGGGGTACGAGCTGGTTGCCACGCTGCGGGTTTCTCCCTGGAAACAGAAGAGCCCCCGCATCGGCGGAGGCTGCACGTCGGATGGTCAGGCCGCCAGCGCGGCCCAGAAGCGGTTCGAGCCGTTCTCCATGCCCGCGATCGAGATCGAGGACGGCGGCGAGGTGGCGCTGATCGTCGAGTATGAGCCGAAGCGCCGTACGGTCGTCAGGCCGAAGTAGTTCGGGGGCGCCGCTCCGCTGTTCTCCAACTGGAGCATCATCGGCCCGTCGTTCGTCGAGGTGTTGTACACGTAGCGCCAGGTGACGTAGTACGTGCCCGGCGAGGCCGCCCATGGCGAGGTCAGCGGCACGGACACGGTGACTCCGCCGGAGTTGCTCACGACCGGCGGCTCGTAGGCGCCCGCGATGTCTCCGGCCTGGGCGACCAGGTTCCCGTTCACGTCGTAGATCGCCGCCCAGGACCCGGCCTGGAGGCCGCCCGCATATCCGCAGTAGTGCCACACGATCTTGTTGATCGTGGTCGCCTGCCGCAGCGCGACGGCCGTGACGCGGACCGTGCCCGAGCCGGGGTAGCGGCCAGCGGAGAAGCTGACGGCCGGGTCGTAGGCCCACGAGGTCAGACCGTGGTCGGCGGGTGTCCACTGCTCCGGGAGGTTCGCGAGGGGGATCTTGCCCGTCGCGTCGAGCGTGGCGTCGCCCGGCACGAGGATCTTGCCGTCGGCCTGGCGGACCTTCAGCACACCGTTCTCGGAGTAGAGGATGGCCGTGCTCGCTGCGGCAGCCGGAGCCGACGCCGCGTTGCGCAGAGCCGTCGCGCCGGCCACGGTAAGCCGGGCCCCAGGGGCAAGGGAACTCGTGCCCACGCCCAGGCTGGCCGTCGACCGCTTGCCGAAGAGCATGGACGCCTTCCAGGCCCCGGCGTCCGTCCAGGCGCTCAGCTCGAAGTCCGAGCCGGCGTCACCGCCGCTCTCGGCCGAGTTGTCGACCTGGTACTCCCACCTGGTGACGTTGTTGGTGGCGAACGACAGCGTCCGGTAGGTGGGGGTAGGGGAGTCGAATCGCACGTCACCGCTGACCGAACCGCCGGTCTTCGGGATGGCGCCGACATCGGCCGCGGTGAGGGTGATGCTGGCCGCGCTCTTGCCGTTCACAGATGCGATGAGGCCGTTGGCGCCTGGGTCGCCCTTCGGCCCCTGGGCCCCGGTTGCCCCGGTAGGGCCGGGGGCTCCCTGCGGCCCGGTGGCACCAGCCGGGCCGGTCGCTCCAGTTGCGCCGGTCGCGCCGGTGGCGCCGGTGGGTCCCTTGAGGTTGCCGACCGGCGAGCCCCAGCCGGAGGCGCCGCGCTGGTACAGGTCGTAGGTGTCGGTGCGAAGGAGCACGTCGCCGGGCTTCGTGCCCGTGCTGGACGTGGTTCCGCTGTTGAGGTAGAAGGCCGCACCGCGAACGATGTCGCCTACCTTGGCCCAGGCGCCAGCGGCCCGCTGCCAGTGGGTGGCCGAGTTGCTGGTGACACCGAAGAGGGTGGTTGATTCAGGCTGGACGTAGAAGTCACCGTCCGCGCCGACAGTCGAATCGGGGACGGCCGTTCCGGTGAGGATCTTGCTGCCGGGGGCTCCGGCAGGGCCCGTTGCGCCCGTGGCTCCGGTGGCACCCTTGGCCCCAGTTGCGCCAGTCGCTCCGGCTGGACCGGCTGGCCCCTGCGGGCCGGTGGCTCCGGTCGGACCGACGACGCCGGAGTCCGCCGGGGACGGGAAGATGCTGAGTCCCATTAGGTGGCCTCCACTCCGCTGATGTGCGCGGGGGCGGCCTGAGCGTTGCCCTGCACTTCGATCTTGTCTCCGGCGTTGAGCACCTGGCTCATCTCGACGGTGAGCACGCCGTTGGGTGCGATGCCGACGTTGGCCAGCGCGTAGACGCCGCCGAGCTTGACGGCAACGCTCGCGGCCGAGCCGGTCGGGTTGGTGGCGACGATGTTCGTGACGATCGCCGAGGCCCCGGCCGGCACCGTGTAGACGGAGGTCAGGGCTGAGGGCAGTGGCCCCCGGAAGAAGTTCTTCGGCGTAGCCGCCACGTGGTCACCACACTCCCATCAGCGACATGATCTGGTTGTCCGAGCTGCCGCCTTCGGCCGTGCGCTCCAGCGCGGAGACGCGGGTCTCGGTGGTCTGGACGCGCCGGGTCAGCGCGGTCCTGACGTCGAACCCCGCCGGGTCGCCGAGCAGGGCGCCGACCTTGTAGCCGTCCGCGTTGGCCTTGAGGACCATGCCGGTGACGGTGGACACGAGCTCCTGGTCCTCGACGACGACGCCGACCTGATCGCCCAGGTACCAGTCGATGCCGAACCGCATCGCGGAGTCCTCGACCGGTACGGCCTGGACGGCGACGGAGGTGAAGCCCTCCTTGGCCATCACCTCGTTGCCGGCCTGCTGGAGTTCCGTCCAGTCGCTGGTGTTGCGCTGGTCGACGAACCGCTCGATCCGCCGGGCCCAGTCGACCTCGGCCGCGATCGAGGTGGGGGTGTCCACGGCGAGGAACTGCCGCGCGGTGAGGTCGCCCTGGCCCGCGACGAGAACCCGGGTCGCGCCGGGCGGTGAGATGGCCACCCGCTGGCCTGAGAGCGTGCGGTTGCGCACGTCGAGGCGGACCTGCCGACTGCGGTCGACGATCTGATACGTCTCGAAGACGAGGCCGCTGCCGCGCTGCACGATGCGAAAGCCCAGGCTGGCGACGACGGCGATCTCGGTCAGCAGGCTGCCGAGCACCGGGAAGCGCGCGCTCTTGGAGACGGCAGGTCCGCGGCCCAGGTTGGTGCCCATCGTCAGCCCGGCCCGGCGCCTCGGAGCCGGCGCGGCCGGGCCGAGGTTGGCATTCACGTAGGCGTGCATGACGGTCTCGGCCGGGCCGGTGCGGGTGTCGTGCGCCTGGCGCTGGCCGGCCATGTCCGCGTTGGACGGCTCGGGCAGGGCCAACATGTCCATGAGCATGACGCTGTCGGACACGCCCTCGAAGGTGACGGTGCCCGCCGGGTCCTCCGGGGTGGAGGCGAACTCAGGCTTTACCGTCGGGCCGGAGATCAGCACGTCGGTCGGGCCGGTGACCACCAGGCCGGAGCCGGGCGTACGCAGGACCGGGGCGAGCGGATGCTCGGCCGCCAGACTCAGCTTCCACGTCCCGACGTTGTTGAACGTCTCCTGGATCTCCAGGACGAGTTCCTCGGGGCGGATGATGCCCTGCCGCGCGAGGGTCTTGTCCCGGACCTCCACCGTGAGGTCACTGAGCTTCACTCAGATCACCATCCATTTCCGGGGCCGCCATGAGCAGATGACCTTAGAGTCGGCGGTGACGCCGAGGAGTTGGGCTGTGGCCGTGGAAAGGCCCGGACGGATGCTCCAGAAGCGCGGGGCGGGGCCGAGGTCTGCGTACCGGTTGGCGCCGGTCTGGTCGACGACCGTACCCGTGCGGGCGTCGAGGGTGAGCACCTCACCGGCTGCGAGGGTGCCGTTCCACGTGATCGTCTCCTTGTCGGGTGAGACGGCCTGGAACG is a window encoding:
- a CDS encoding toprim domain-containing protein, with translation MLAIPYLDRDGHPLTIRFRCLEDHNHRDFGHGKYNTLPDDPPRLYGVDSIHAAGDEIHLTEGELDRIILCKVGWHAVASPGSEMWFGRHRRMLAGFSRVWVWGDPDDAGAKFTNKVCRSLRSAKGVRLRIGDVTETYLHGGEKSLHDLIDEEKSK
- a CDS encoding CHC2 zinc finger domain-containing protein, translated to MDAPVRFEPIGRHDRDDEDEQKPTLESVLDHYGVEYNPQRATGMAPCPLHDDSTPSLSYNTDRQVWKCHSCGRGGDSYSLIMEKESTDFVGARALAASVALATRGTGGGNSFLSGSAYGGRRSLPGRSRDRAGRGGYVPAWRRR
- a CDS encoding AAA family ATPase gives rise to the protein MLTPGRSLTLHAEAGRELPRIEAFQALYQIGCRPRQGEVIMIAGRSGTQKSGLALFWAASMNLPTLYFSADMSAFTASSRLASMATGDTTEMVEAGMAAGGRYRETYINALTDSRITFSFGSPITWKAVDEELEAQVELWDAYPSIMVFDNLMDFENAESDYTEQMAVMSGLTELARATGSTVIVLHHASDKSWEAKSDPWAPPSRDQVKGGLSEKPELSLSVALDPTSLEYRIAVIKQRMGPCDPTARRYATLRCQPDITRFSALEPRLFPVPRPATSAWSPLDALK
- a CDS encoding DUF7439 family protein, encoding MSKHQIPGAKPITVLSMLPVRYRTRVGAILALVGVIVSALAVAYADRPEIALAVQVLTALGVVAPDEPDQTE
- a CDS encoding N-acetylmuramoyl-L-alanine amidase, with protein sequence MSVNIISRGSWGAKPWTSGVASVPLSERTEFYIHYDGGTAVSRTGNSVPQAIEREHLNNGWSGVGYNFVIDQNGAIYEGRGWNLQGAHCPSHNRSAFGVQIAIGGDQAPSDAALRSARALYDEACAKTGRQLSKHGHRDGFATECPGGRLYAWVKAGMPAPGGGGGGGTVALDPAVKPGVNHPQVRLLQELLMKAGYGPIPGAVTDFYGANTQAAVARFHDRHPEFKSAGVSHDVAIGGRGFAVLQQEAGR
- a CDS encoding DUF2746 domain-containing protein — encoded protein: MTIEPSVQVAMVSAGGAITAALVGVLVELVRRQGATIAEVREHAQEAREQVANSHGTNLRDDVDRVIEGLGRVLDGQERHNEELASLRREIAHERAERLAVAERLDSHLNHPN
- a CDS encoding tail fiber domain-containing protein, with the translated sequence MATSSYPFDGQATTETDFSRLFRELQDSGVAGTATGLDLKVTADGSAMKVSVQPGFALVRGHAFLSTAIEVLTIATADTAARTDRVILRLNPTLNSISLAVLKGTPGGSAPALTQTDTDLYEISLGLIAVGASATNIALSAVTDDRSFLGTRVGTWTTATRPSNPRVGKLGLNRTTSKWEYWDGAAWTDLAPIVSWTSVTNKPATFPPSTHTHTVDYNDIVNKPGSFNPTWHQHWWDQLLGVPGEFPPSWHQHWWDQILGRPGQFPPTDHWHGQYLESWGTINRANGSDRPHSYTPAGGTWYAVWVDGNHNFCRNTSSIRFKENVRDIRINPADVLSLRPRVYDRKPTTDEDGKVTEGRKNEYGLIAEEVAQTLPEIVVHDEDGQIDSVRYDLLGVALLPVVQDQALRLAALEARIEELARDH
- a CDS encoding siphovirus ReqiPepy6 Gp37-like family protein, producing the protein MKLSDLTVEVRDKTLARQGIIRPEELVLEIQETFNNVGTWKLSLAAEHPLAPVLRTPGSGLVVTGPTDVLISGPTVKPEFASTPEDPAGTVTFEGVSDSVMLMDMLALPEPSNADMAGQRQAHDTRTGPAETVMHAYVNANLGPAAPAPRRRAGLTMGTNLGRGPAVSKSARFPVLGSLLTEIAVVASLGFRIVQRGSGLVFETYQIVDRSRQVRLDVRNRTLSGQRVAISPPGATRVLVAGQGDLTARQFLAVDTPTSIAAEVDWARRIERFVDQRNTSDWTELQQAGNEVMAKEGFTSVAVQAVPVEDSAMRFGIDWYLGDQVGVVVEDQELVSTVTGMVLKANADGYKVGALLGDPAGFDVRTALTRRVQTTETRVSALERTAEGGSSDNQIMSLMGVW